In Nostoc sp. GT001, a genomic segment contains:
- a CDS encoding UDP-glucuronic acid decarboxylase family protein: MRILVTGGAGFIGSHLIDRLMAAGHEIICLDNFYTGHKRNILKWLGHPYFELIRHDITEPIRLEVDQIYHLACPASPVHYQYNPVKTVKTNVMGTLNMLGLAKRVKARFFLASTSEVYGDPEVHPQTEEYRGSVNPIGIRSCYDEGKRIAETLAFDYYRQNKVDIRVVRIFNTYRPRMLENDGRVVSNFIVQALQGNPLTVYGDGSQTRSFCYVSDLVEGFIRLMNSDYIGPMNLGNPGEYTILQLAQTVQNMINPDAQIKFEALPSDDPRRRQPDITKAKTWLNWEPTIPLEEGLKLTIEDFRDRIQSDVNNSTT, from the coding sequence ATGAGAATTTTGGTGACGGGCGGTGCTGGGTTTATTGGTTCCCATCTCATCGACCGACTAATGGCTGCTGGGCATGAAATAATATGCTTGGATAATTTTTACACTGGTCATAAACGCAACATTTTGAAATGGTTAGGCCATCCGTACTTTGAATTGATCCGTCACGATATTACCGAACCAATTCGGTTAGAAGTGGATCAAATTTATCATTTAGCTTGTCCTGCTTCACCAGTACATTACCAGTACAACCCAGTTAAAACTGTTAAAACTAACGTGATGGGAACACTGAATATGTTGGGGCTAGCTAAACGTGTGAAAGCACGGTTTTTCCTAGCTTCCACTAGTGAAGTATACGGAGATCCAGAAGTTCATCCTCAAACTGAAGAGTATAGAGGTAGCGTCAATCCCATTGGAATACGTTCATGCTATGACGAAGGTAAAAGAATTGCTGAGACTCTAGCATTTGATTACTACAGGCAAAATAAAGTTGATATTCGAGTTGTGCGAATATTCAACACCTACAGGCCGAGAATGTTAGAAAATGATGGTCGGGTAGTGAGCAACTTTATAGTTCAAGCCTTGCAGGGTAATCCTTTAACCGTATACGGTGATGGTTCGCAAACTCGTAGTTTCTGCTACGTTTCCGATTTAGTAGAAGGATTCATCCGCCTAATGAATAGCGACTACATTGGCCCAATGAACCTGGGTAATCCTGGTGAATACACGATTTTACAATTGGCACAAACAGTGCAAAATATGATCAATCCAGACGCGCAGATTAAATTCGAGGCACTACCTTCGGACGATCCCCGACGTCGCCAGCCTGATATCACAAAGGCAAAAACTTGGTTAAATTGGGAACCTACTATTCCTCTGGAAGAGGGTTTAAAACTAACAATAGAAGATTTTCGCGATCGCATTCAAAGCGATGTCAATAATTCAACCACCTGA
- a CDS encoding cation:proton antiporter produces MELISQVLVLEPTSQVLGKEPIVPFAILLVVILVIPIMFERLRLPGLVGLVFSGLVLGPSGWNLFQSDSPMINLLSDIGLIYLLFVAGLEIDLEQFRRKKSRAFGFASFTFCVPLLMGTLVGLILGYGWNTSILIGSLFASYTLLAYPIISRLGVINNEAVTVTIGATIFTNIGAVLILAICVAVSHTGAFSFAKLLTLSGWLIIYSVAVVTGFDWAGKEFFKRSGDDEGNKFLFVLISVFLAAVGAQLIGVEKIVGAFLAGLAVNEAVGEGPVKEKVLFIGSVLFIPIFFVDLGLLIDLPAFVNNLNTLKLTLLLVVGLIISKLIAALLTKLVYRYKWQEMLTMWSLSLPQVGTTLAATLVGYQAGLLPLEVLHSVIVLMLVTSTLGPLITSRIAVGLNSPPDEDPAPPLAEENTSETDSAFTIVVPIYNPQTQQYLIEMAALLARQSHGKIIPLAIAAAAAHMDAPQLEASLQRSEWLLNKATTQSRALGVAAEPMLRIDDAFAQGISRAAREQKANLIVMGWGKRTGLRARLFGNVIDGVLWASHCPVAVTRLVESPKKIQRILVPIENLTAPILQPVQFAQMLAEANQSHITVLNVCDRRTSSSKIAWRRSHLSLLVSKLALANAPEIQIIAHENVAQAILQAARLYDLVILPFIRNRTSPGGLAISDVTTQLARQLTCSIIMLGEPQRTQSTNLILSTTVSSITSAV; encoded by the coding sequence ATGGAACTAATATCACAAGTTCTTGTTCTGGAACCAACTTCCCAAGTTCTTGGCAAAGAACCAATTGTTCCCTTTGCTATTTTGCTGGTGGTCATCTTAGTTATACCCATCATGTTTGAGCGGCTAAGATTACCAGGATTAGTGGGTTTGGTTTTCTCAGGACTGGTACTTGGACCCTCCGGTTGGAATCTTTTTCAGTCTGACTCACCGATGATTAACCTACTATCAGACATTGGGTTAATTTATTTGCTGTTTGTCGCTGGGCTAGAAATTGATTTAGAACAGTTTCGCCGGAAAAAAAGTCGTGCCTTTGGGTTTGCTAGCTTTACTTTCTGTGTACCCCTACTCATGGGAACCTTAGTAGGGCTGATTTTAGGCTATGGCTGGAATACTTCAATCTTAATTGGCTCTTTATTCGCTTCCTATACCCTTTTGGCATACCCCATAATCAGCCGTTTGGGAGTGATAAACAACGAAGCTGTTACTGTCACCATTGGAGCTACGATTTTTACAAACATTGGTGCAGTACTAATATTAGCCATTTGTGTAGCGGTCTCTCATACTGGTGCATTCAGCTTTGCGAAACTACTCACTTTGTCTGGTTGGTTAATTATTTACTCTGTGGCCGTTGTGACAGGCTTTGATTGGGCAGGCAAAGAATTTTTCAAACGGTCTGGAGACGATGAAGGAAACAAGTTTTTGTTTGTGTTGATTTCTGTATTTCTGGCAGCTGTGGGCGCTCAATTGATTGGGGTAGAAAAAATTGTTGGTGCTTTTTTAGCGGGTTTGGCGGTGAATGAAGCGGTGGGTGAAGGCCCAGTCAAAGAAAAGGTGTTATTTATTGGCAGTGTGCTGTTCATTCCCATTTTCTTTGTTGATCTTGGCTTGCTGATCGATTTACCCGCCTTTGTGAATAATCTGAACACGCTCAAGTTAACCCTGTTGCTCGTAGTTGGTTTGATTATCAGTAAATTGATCGCAGCTTTGTTGACAAAACTGGTTTACCGCTATAAGTGGCAAGAAATGCTAACGATGTGGTCGCTGTCACTTCCCCAGGTTGGTACAACGTTAGCAGCAACGTTAGTGGGATATCAGGCTGGGTTGCTGCCACTGGAAGTATTACACAGTGTGATTGTCTTAATGCTTGTCACATCAACCTTGGGGCCGTTGATCACCAGTCGAATAGCTGTTGGTTTGAATTCCCCACCAGATGAAGATCCAGCACCACCCCTAGCTGAGGAAAACACATCAGAAACAGACAGTGCTTTTACTATAGTCGTACCTATATATAATCCTCAGACACAGCAGTATTTGATTGAAATGGCAGCGTTATTAGCACGTCAGTCTCATGGCAAAATTATACCCCTGGCGATCGCAGCAGCAGCTGCTCACATGGATGCGCCCCAGTTAGAAGCGTCTCTACAACGGAGTGAGTGGTTGTTGAATAAAGCCACGACACAAAGTCGAGCCTTGGGCGTAGCCGCAGAACCAATGCTGCGAATCGATGATGCCTTTGCTCAAGGAATTAGCAGAGCGGCTCGCGAACAAAAGGCTAATTTAATCGTGATGGGTTGGGGTAAACGGACTGGGTTACGAGCGCGTTTATTTGGGAATGTGATTGATGGTGTGCTTTGGGCATCTCATTGTCCAGTAGCAGTGACACGTTTAGTAGAATCACCGAAAAAAATTCAGCGGATCTTAGTACCAATAGAAAATTTAACAGCACCGATATTACAACCTGTACAATTTGCTCAGATGCTAGCCGAGGCAAATCAGAGCCACATTACTGTGCTGAATGTGTGCGATCGCCGCACTAGTTCTAGTAAAATTGCTTGGAGGCGATCGCATCTCTCACTACTGGTATCTAAATTGGCTTTGGCCAATGCCCCAGAAATTCAAATTATTGCTCACGAAAATGTTGCCCAAGCAATTTTGCAGGCAGCAAGATTATATGATTTAGTAATTTTACCTTTTATACGTAATCGTACCAGTCCCGGAGGGTTAGCGATTAGCGATGTCACAACCCAGCTAGCCAGACAACTCACCTGCTCAATTATCATGCTTGGAGAACCGCAACGCACTCAAAGCACAAATTTAATTCTGTCTACTACGGTTAGCAGCATTACATCTGCTGTATGA
- a CDS encoding UDP-glucose/GDP-mannose dehydrogenase family protein, producing the protein MRVCVIGTGYVGLVTGACLAHIGHDVICVDNNEEKVKLMKSGQSPIFEPGLSEIMQSAIQTEKIHFTSDLAAGVSHGEILFIAVGTPPLPTGESDTRYVEAVARGIGENLNGGYKVIVNKSTVPIGSGDWVRMLVLDGVAERQKTLIPAGGVPSDEKLPEFVAEFDVVSNPEFLREGSAVHDTFNPDRIVLGGNSQRAVALMQQLYAPIVERKYAEDQSLPPVPILATDLSSAEMIKYAANAFLATKISFINEVANICDRVGADVTQVAKGIGLDSRIGNKFLQAGIGWGGSCFPKDVSALIHTADDYGYEAQLLKSAVSVNERQRLIALEKLQQVLKILKGKTVGLLGLTFKPDTDDLRDAPALILIEQLNRLGAKVKAYDPIISQTGMRHGLSGVLVETDAERLADGCDALVLVTEWQQFSTLDYVKMAKLMAHPVIIDGRNFLDPEAMIRAGFQYVGVGR; encoded by the coding sequence ATGCGTGTTTGCGTTATTGGTACTGGTTACGTTGGTTTAGTTACAGGTGCTTGCTTGGCTCATATTGGGCATGATGTAATTTGCGTAGACAACAACGAAGAAAAAGTTAAGTTAATGAAGTCTGGGCAGTCTCCAATTTTTGAGCCAGGACTCTCAGAAATTATGCAGTCTGCCATTCAAACAGAGAAGATTCATTTTACTAGCGATCTTGCTGCTGGAGTTTCCCACGGAGAAATTCTGTTTATTGCTGTGGGAACGCCACCTTTACCCACTGGTGAAAGTGATACTCGTTACGTCGAAGCTGTAGCCCGTGGGATTGGAGAAAACCTCAACGGTGGTTATAAAGTCATAGTGAATAAATCTACAGTACCCATTGGCTCAGGTGACTGGGTGCGGATGCTTGTTCTAGATGGTGTTGCAGAGCGGCAGAAAACACTGATACCCGCGGGTGGAGTGCCAAGTGATGAGAAATTACCTGAATTTGTAGCCGAGTTTGATGTAGTCAGCAATCCAGAGTTTTTGCGCGAAGGCTCGGCAGTTCACGACACCTTTAACCCTGATCGCATCGTACTAGGAGGCAATAGCCAAAGAGCAGTAGCCTTAATGCAACAACTGTATGCCCCGATTGTAGAACGCAAGTACGCTGAAGATCAATCTTTACCCCCAGTGCCAATTCTGGCAACAGACCTGAGTTCGGCAGAGATGATCAAATACGCTGCGAATGCCTTTTTAGCCACTAAGATTAGTTTTATTAACGAAGTTGCTAATATTTGCGATCGCGTCGGTGCTGATGTCACCCAAGTAGCCAAAGGTATCGGTCTAGATTCACGCATTGGTAACAAGTTTTTACAAGCTGGTATTGGTTGGGGTGGTTCTTGTTTTCCCAAAGATGTCTCAGCTCTGATTCACACTGCTGATGACTATGGTTATGAAGCCCAGCTACTAAAATCCGCTGTCAGTGTCAACGAACGTCAGCGGTTGATTGCTTTGGAAAAACTCCAACAAGTTCTGAAAATTCTCAAAGGCAAAACAGTCGGACTACTCGGACTGACCTTCAAACCCGATACCGACGACTTGCGAGACGCCCCAGCACTCATCCTAATTGAGCAGCTAAACAGACTTGGAGCCAAAGTCAAGGCCTACGACCCCATTATCTCCCAAACAGGTATGCGTCATGGTCTTTCTGGGGTGTTAGTAGAAACCGATGCTGAAAGACTAGCCGATGGCTGTGATGCTTTAGTACTCGTCACCGAATGGCAGCAGTTCAGCACTCTGGATTATGTGAAGATGGCAAAACTGATGGCCCACCCCGTTATCATCGATGGTCGTAACTTCCTCGACCCCGAAGCAATGATACGCGCTGGATTTCAATATGTAGGCGTGGGAAGATAA
- a CDS encoding HAS-barrel domain-containing protein, which produces MRLPLPQFATGDRHPNHIAEVIETTSTEFLAQCLEPEDLSFPSMPPFGSWVCSVDEESGNQIYAVVYYATTMPIDSVHRARALGLSLQDLREEQPQIFAMLRTEFRAAIVGFELSSQNQSYNQRVYQYLPPRPPQIHQAVYRCEPEAIIKFTEELDFLRTLLCINGAPIESLAAAAIRDVYQLRKADRQWLIKAGRSLSVLLKDDYDRLRFILSQIHP; this is translated from the coding sequence ATGCGCCTCCCCCTACCACAGTTTGCCACTGGCGATCGCCATCCGAACCACATTGCGGAGGTGATTGAAACTACTAGTACCGAATTTTTAGCTCAGTGTTTAGAGCCAGAAGATTTAAGCTTTCCCTCCATGCCACCTTTTGGTAGTTGGGTCTGTTCTGTAGATGAAGAATCTGGCAATCAAATTTATGCTGTAGTTTATTATGCCACAACTATGCCCATAGATTCCGTACACCGGGCGAGAGCATTAGGGTTATCCTTGCAAGACTTACGGGAGGAACAACCTCAAATATTTGCCATGCTCCGTACAGAATTCCGGGCTGCGATCGTGGGATTTGAACTATCTTCGCAAAATCAAAGTTATAACCAAAGAGTATATCAGTATCTTCCACCCCGTCCCCCACAAATTCATCAAGCTGTTTATCGATGTGAACCAGAAGCTATCATTAAATTTACTGAAGAACTAGATTTTTTACGGACACTGCTGTGTATAAATGGTGCGCCAATCGAGTCTTTAGCCGCAGCTGCCATTCGAGATGTATACCAGTTACGCAAAGCTGACCGACAATGGCTAATTAAAGCTGGACGTAGCTTAAGTGTGCTACTAAAAGACGACTACGATCGCTTACGGTTCATTTTGAGTCAAATCCACCCGTAG
- a CDS encoding NAD(P)H dehydrogenase subunit NdhS has translation MILPGATVRVKNPADTYYRYEGLVQRVSDGKVAVLFEGGNWDKLVTFRLSELELVETTAGRKKAK, from the coding sequence ATGATTCTGCCTGGAGCAACTGTTCGCGTCAAGAATCCCGCAGATACCTATTATCGCTACGAAGGACTCGTCCAACGGGTGAGTGACGGCAAAGTAGCCGTATTATTTGAAGGTGGTAACTGGGATAAATTAGTTACCTTCCGCCTGAGCGAATTGGAACTCGTAGAAACCACCGCCGGACGTAAAAAAGCCAAATAA